The genomic region GCACTCCTATCTCGGCTATGGGTTGATGGAAGCACGAAATAATCTTCACAGCGTCATCATCGAAGGTCTGCACGAGAACAATCCACAGTCGAAAACTTGGCTGAGCAAGCCAATCTCGAACCCATGTTTCGGAATCGGCATGAGCAAAGAAGTCGAAGTCAACCTCCGGGAAGGCCATCCGCTTGGTTCAAGTATTACTGTGAACATGACAGGGCCCGCAGTTGGCAGTCCAGCACAGTGTCGCGCACTTGCCGAGAAGACACTCAAGAAGGAAGCAGAGTGCAAACTTGCACCATGTGCTTTCAATGGTGTCCACCAGCCAAGCCTGGAGAAGACATTCTCCAGAGAGGACGTCTACCTCTTCTCCTACTTCTACGACCGAACACGGCCTCTCGGCATGCCAGAGTCATTCACACTACGCGAGCTTAAGGATCTCGCGGCACGCGTGTGTCAAGGCGGCGATGCGTGGAAGGTGTTTGAGTCGGTTCCTGGCGCCCTCGAAGAGCTCGAGGATCGACCAGAGACGTGCCTAGACCTCAATTTCATGATGGCGTTGTTGCATACTGGCTACGAGATGCCTATCGACAGAGAGGTGAAGATCGCGAAGAAGATCAAGGGTAATGAGCTTGGATGGTGTTTGGGTGCTAGTCTGCCTTTGCTTTCTCAAGAATCAGGGTGGTCGTGTAAGGTGCAGAAGGTTCAATGAGGTTAAGGTCGAGGCCTAGCATTGGGAGGCGTTTTGGGGACCTAGCATCGAATCTATAGCTTCTAGGACATATTTTCTCAGTCATCGTGACTACGGGTATGCTGTCAGCCATCACTGTCACCAATTTGACGGACAGCATTTCATATTCTGTGCTGACCCTTGAAACCCAGTCTGGACTTCGGGCCCGCTTTTTTCGTCCGTACCTGCATAAGCATGAGCATGAGCCAGCATGCGCCCAGCAGACAAGCGCCCTCACCTCCCGCTTCACGTCACCTTACAACAACATCATTTCACGCCGCAATACATTTCACGACCGGTTGTCAGGTGCTCACTCATCACAGCAACCTCAATCTATAACCCTCACTTTGCATGAACTGACGCAATTTACTGCACCTCCGAAACCCCGCCATGGCCGACAATTCCACGTTCAAGGACTGGGCCCTCTCTCAGGGCTTCGTCCAGAAAGCGGATCTCGACGATTTCAGAGGCACTACCATCGGCATAGACGCCGAGGACTATCTATACACATTACTGGCCGAGCAGCCGACACGAGAGCCTTTACTACCTGCAATCGGAGGCGCACCCTTCGCTCTACAGCAACATGTTGACCGGGATTTGGATGAGATGGCGAGCGGTATGTTGCATTTCGTGTGGTCTGATCTTGAGGTAGTCTAGGCTTCGGGACGATTCGAGCTCATATGGTGCCAGGAGGCATTTGACAAGACTCATGTACTTCGCCGATGCAAGATTGCCAGCAACATCTTGGGCCCGGCGAAGCGACAGGCGCAAACGCCATCACAGATCATGCCGCAGCAGACGCTGAACTTTTGAGAAACACAGCTAACGCTCTTTCTAGCCGGCATCAAGGCAATCTTCGTCTTCAACGGTCTAGAGCTTGGCTGCAAAGATCGCAAAAGCATCAGCCGAGAGTGCCAGAAAGCGTCTCGCGTTCTCGACGAAGCCTGGAAGATATACGATGAAGGTCATGGAGATCCTGCGGTCGCGTTGTTTGGTAAGACATGCGCATATCGTACCGCTCACATCACCCGCTACCTGCACTTTTACTTGCACAAGAAAGGTCAGCAAGTCATGGTGGCTCCGTACAATGCCGCTGCGCAGATGGTCGTTCTGGAACAAAATCAGCATGTGAATGCTCTTCACGGGTCTGCCTCTACACTAGTGTTTGGGGTCGAAAGAGTCATCACGAAACTGGATTGGACCGACAGGAAAGTCCTATTCGTGGACCGGGAGCAAATCCTGGGCAAGCTTGGGCTGAGCCAGCCACAATTAGTGGACCTTCTACTGCTATCTGGAGCGAGCATCATAGCTGAAATGCCAGAACTTGATGCCGAAAACGCGATTCCCAAGATACAAAGCGCAAAGAACATCCTGTCCCGCTTCGGGTTTGATGGCCATGCGGCCTGTGCAAACGCGAAAGATGAGGACTATCTGGATACGTTTCGACGAGGCAAAGTCGCAGTCAGAAACATGGTCGTTGCCCAGCCAAATGGCGAGATCATACAGCTGGATCATGAGAATGCTCCCAGCAACGACCATGACTGTATTGGACAGCGCCTTCCGGAAGAATTGCTGGCCTACCATCAATTTGGCTTGATCGGCAGTCGCATTTTGAACTGGCGAACCCGGCAGGAGATTTTTGAGACTCCTCCGCTGGACGGCGGCGACTCTGCTATCTACAAGGAGCTTTTACGAGAGAAGCTGCAACCGCGGCGGGCAAAAGCACTGGCGATTTTGACCAGCTCGTTGCACAGATACTACCAAAAGCACGACGTCGATCTAATATGCTGGTTCAACGAGGCCGAGAAACGACCCTTGGTAAGTGGAGTTATCGATTGGAGAAAAGTCTGACACACGTATGGAGGGAAGCTTCTGTTCTTGCATAGCACACCGCGATCTGTCCAACCATTATGGTGAACCCGATGCTGACCTCAATTCTGCTACAGGGCATACCCGACAGCAACATCAGTACCAGGGACATTGACAACTGGCATGTCAAGGAAGCACAGATTCTGGCATCGCCACACGCGAAGCAAATCGATGCCACGGCAACACCTCTCCAATATGCTATTGCGCTCATCTCCGACGACACTTTCGCAAAGAGTACGGTGACGCCTCGGCCGAGTGGAGACGACAAGAAGCTGACCACGCCACTCGAGCTTCTCTGCAACACCATGTGGAGATTCTTACAAGAGCGTGGTTACATCAACTCAAATCACACCCTAGCTGCTAGGGGTAGGATGTTGCAAGCAGCCTTCGAACACGCCAGCACAAGCGGCCGTCTCGGGCAAGGCAATCCTGCCAATGAAATGGAGGAAGCCATCTTTATTGCTTTCGAGCTACTGACGATGGAACTACTGAACCCCAAATTACTCTTTCCCCGACCTCCATACACTGGAGAGCCTCATCGAGGATcagagaaggacaaagcCAACGTCAGACTCATCTCACGCGTCGCATGTCTGGGGAGCTTCCAACACCAGGCCATCGGCTATACTGGGCCGCTCTCCAGGCATCTACTGGCATACCATCAAGTGGCTTCGGCAGTACGCGGGAGCTTGCGTGACCTCGCAGAGGTGCACGGCGCACACATGTTCCTCAGTGGCAGCGCTGTGCGGAAGCGCCACCGGGACGATTTCACTGATCTCGGATCACGCCTTCCTTTCAGCAAAGAGCCTGATGTTGGACTGGCGATCGTTCTGAAGAGCTATCTCGACGAAATGTCAAACGATCCGAGTCGAAGACAGGACATCAAGAAGTGGTTCGGCTTTGCTCTCGATATCGACGGCGATTTACAAAAGGCATTCGATCTTTGGGCTGCTGTAAGTTCAACCCTGACCCGCTGCCAGTCTATTCCGCTTGTACTAACAGTCAACAGGTGAACGCTGGCATTCAAGCAGCAGATACGGCGGTGGTGAGCCCGGAGACGCGCGATCTTTTCGCGAACGCGGATCAGTGGTTGAAGGACAAGATCAAGAATAGCGGGCATGTCAACGGCACAGCTTAAAGGGCTGGGTGTACAAGACCACAACACTACCACTAGATACTCGACGCTTAGATCGCCAGCTTCGCAGTGAACGCATACGTAGATTGGTAGTATGTCTAGATCAGAATTGTAAGAAAGGTTGTGGTCAGCTCGACAGTGTATAAACTACTCAATTGGCATTTTTAGGCCATAATGAATACTGAACAAGCTCGTGGCCAGGACACATGTACTATGCAGTGGTGACTGAGCTCCAGTCTGCACAACGTGCTTTTGTTTCAAACACATGCATTTTTGCTAAGATAGTCGTTGATGTTGCGAAATCCTCTTCACGAATGAACGAGTGTGGCGCAGGCGCGTGTGGCGTCAGTCAGTGCACGTCAACCTCAGATGCCTAGTTCCATTGTCTTCTATCCTCTCGCTATCGACGCTTCTCATCAACGAGCTTCTCTTCATCATACAGCTCCGAGACTCCGCGAACAAGAGTACACCGACCACTCGCACCTTTTCTCAGGCTAAGTGGACAGGCTTTATCACTTCTAGTATCCCTCTCCTTCGCCACTCTATCAACCAAGATGGAGGTGGTGCAACTCTACGTCTATGACCTGACTCGAGGCATGGCAAGAATGCTCTCGCAGCAGTATCTGGGCATACAAATCGATGCTGTCTACCACACATCCCTGGTCTTCAACAACGTGGAGTACTTCTATGGCGCCGGCGTGCAGACTTGCTACCCAGGCAGGACACACCACGGACAACCCATGGAGATTATACCAATGGGCACCACAGAAGTACCGATCGAGACCATACTGGAATTCTTAGAGAGCTTGAAGGAGATATACACGCCAGAAAGCTATGATCTGTTCGCTCACAATTGTAACAATTTTACGAATGACTTCGCCACTTTTTTGGTTGGGAAGGGCATACCGGACCATATCACAAGCTTGCCGAAGAAGGTGCTCGATACACCCTTTGGTCAGATGCTGAGACCACAGCTCGATGCAAGCATGCGATCGGTTACTCAGGCCGAAGTGCCTCAACAGAGTAGGCCGGCTGCGCAGACTGCCAGGGCTGTTTCAAAAGCGCCTGTCACAAATGGCTCTGTCTTGCACACCAACGGCGGCAAGCACGCCACGACCAATTTAAATGGGAAAGTGGTCAACCTCACAAGCCCGGAGGCGTTGCGAGAAAGGATGGCGGCGGCCTCCGATACTTGCACAACCATCTTCTTCACATCGGCGACATGTGCGCCTTGTCGAATGGCCTATCCAATGTTCGACAGCCTAGCTGAGGAACACCCCCAAGCACTGTTCGTCAAGGTGGACATAAGCGCGGCGCATGAGATCGCTTCAAAGTACTCGATACGAGCCACGCCAACCTTCATGACATTCTGCAAAGGAGCCAAGCAAGATGAATGGACTGGTGCCGACCCCAACCTGTTGAAATCAAACGTGGAACGTCTCATACAGCAGACCTTCCCACCACATCGCCATCTCACACTCAACGCGCCTACGCTACAGTACGGCTCCATGAAACCAGTCACTTACGCCAAAGTCCCTCCTCTCGACAAGCTGACAAGCAAGCTCGGTCCCGCTGCATCGGAGAAGGAAATCGTCGCCCTCCGCACATTCGTAGAGAAGCGCACAGAAGACCCAAGGAACGCTCCTCTCCCAGACCTCCAAACCATATCGAAAACATTCCGATCCCTAGTCTTCAAGCTCCCCCTCGAACTGCGCTTCGCCGCCGTAGACCTCCTTCGCTGCGCCATGATCGACGCCCGAGTGAGCGGCTTCCTCGCCGAGGAACACCAGCACCCAAAGACAGCATCAGCCCTCATCACCCACGTCAACAATCTCGAAGGGTGTCCCCACAACCTGCGTCTAGTTACAATCCACCTCGCCTGCAATACCTTCTCCTCCTCACTCCACGCGCAGGAACTCTTCAACTCCGACGACGACTCAATAGCACTCCTCATCCAGCTCATCACATCATCACTCCTCGACGCAACGCATCCTACGACAAGTGTAGCAGCTGCGTCGTTGGCGTTCAATCTGGCGACTGCAAACTACCGGGTGCGGAGGGAGGAAGGACAGGATGCTTTGGCCGAGAGTGAGCAAGTTGAGCTTGCAGCTTCAATTCTGGAAACTCTCACGGACGAGAATAATGTTGATGCTCAGAAAGCGCTTTTGCTGGCTTTTGCATATCTTGTCTACTGTGCTCCGGAAGATGGCGAGCTTTTCGACTTGTGCAGAGCGCTGGATGCAAAGACGAAGGTCTTGGAGTGCAAGGCGCATGGATCTATCGCGAAGGAGGTTGCATCACTGCTGTAGGGTGGAAGTGTAGAGGTATTCGTTAACCTTGGCATAGTCGTCTCCATCCTGGGATCATCTCCTGCATTTCGAGTTATGAAAGAAGAAAGGATGGACAGTCTATGTCAATGCCTGTGCATTATAGATACTGCTATACTCTACTCGCTTCTGCTCCAACGCCTGAGAAATGCGTATCAAGCTAATGCTCCACATAAGCAAATGGGTATCATAACGACCTCCCCTAATCATAAACGCCCAAAACACCTTCGCTAAGCTCTGAGAATGTACTGATCTCGCGTCATTGACCTGTTTCTCCTGGAGACGTCTTCAAATTGGTCCGATTTGTGTGCGTCGCGGAGCTTGTGGCCAAGCCATACGATATGGACCAGAGGACGGACATTAACTGGCCAGCCAACCTGCCGCCTCATCACGAACGCCAATTCCTCGTTGCGGGAAGCAAAACCATTGTAGTTGGTACTGCATCCTATGGATGGTAGCGTTGCCGGGATGTTGCCATCTTTTGCTCTCCTTCTCGCAGCAGCATATTGAGAAAGTCGCAACTCAAATCGCGCGTCAAAGCCTTTAGGGTATTGGACAGGACCGCCAATGCCGGCGCCTTGGCTGACACTCTGTGAATACTGGACCCCAAGCATGTCGTCCTTGTCATCCTTATCGTCCTTGTCATCCTATGTCGACTGGTCCGTAAAGGGTGCAAATGTTCGTCCACCAAATCGATCCGCATCGTCCTGGTCTACGTCCATTGCTTCCTCGTCCTCGTCTCGTTCCAACCCTCTCTTCGCCTTTGCCGGTGCAGCATTCGGCATGATATTAGTGGTCAAAGCGACACTTCTTCTAGCGCACAAGATATCCCAGTATCCTTGCAACAGCCTCTTCATATTGTCGTCGAAGTTAACGCAGAATCGCTGGGCCTGACACAGTTGCACAGCCTTGATGTAGTCGACGTCCTCGTGGGTTTCCATCACAAATGCTGC from Fulvia fulva chromosome 2, complete sequence harbors:
- a CDS encoding Post-transcriptional regulator MKT1, whose amino-acid sequence is MADNSTFKDWALSQGFVQKADLDDFRGTTIGIDAEDYLYTLLAEQPTREPLLPAIGGAPFALQQHVDRDLDEMASAGIKAIFVFNGLELGCKDRKSISRECQKASRVLDEAWKIYDEGHGDPAVALFGKTCAYRTAHITRYLHFYLHKKGQQVMVAPYNAAAQMVVLEQNQHVNALHGSASTLVFGVERVITKLDWTDRKVLFVDREQILGKLGLSQPQLVDLLLLSGASIIAEMPELDAENAIPKIQSAKNILSRFGFDGHAACANAKDEDYLDTFRRGKVAVRNMVVAQPNGEIIQLDHENAPSNDHDCIGQRLPEELLAYHQFGLIGSRILNWRTRQEIFETPPLDGGDSAIYKELLREKLQPRRAKALAILTSSLHRYYQKHDVDLICWFNEAEKRPLGIPDSNISTRDIDNWHVKEAQILASPHAKQIDATATPLQYAIALISDDTFAKSTVTPRPSGDDKKLTTPLELLCNTMWRFLQERGYINSNHTLAARGRMLQAAFEHASTSGRLGQGNPANEMEEAIFIAFELLTMELLNPKLLFPRPPYTGEPHRGSEKDKANVRLISRVACLGSFQHQAIGYTGPLSRHLLAYHQVASAVRGSLRDLAEVHGAHMFLSGSAVRKRHRDDFTDLGSRLPFSKEPDVGLAIVLKSYLDEMSNDPSRRQDIKKWFGFALDIDGDLQKAFDLWAAVNAGIQAADTAVVSPETRDLFANADQWLKDKIKNSGHVNGTA
- a CDS encoding Desumoylating isopeptidase 1, which gives rise to MEVVQLYVYDLTRGMARMLSQQYLGIQIDAVYHTSLVFNNVEYFYGAGVQTCYPGRTHHGQPMEIIPMGTTEVPIETILEFLESLKEIYTPESYDLFAHNCNNFTNDFATFLVGKGIPDHITSLPKKVLDTPFGQMLRPQLDASMRSVTQAEVPQQSRPAAQTARAVSKAPVTNGSVLHTNGGKHATTNLNGKVVNLTSPEALRERMAAASDTCTTIFFTSATCAPCRMAYPMFDSLAEEHPQALFVKVDISAAHEIASKYSIRATPTFMTFCKGAKQDEWTGADPNLLKSNVERLIQQTFPPHRHLTLNAPTLQYGSMKPVTYAKVPPLDKLTSKLGPAASEKEIVALRTFVEKRTEDPRNAPLPDLQTISKTFRSLVFKLPLELRFAAVDLLRCAMIDARVSGFLAEEHQHPKTASALITHVNNLEGCPHNLRLVTIHLACNTFSSSLHAQELFNSDDDSIALLIQLITSSLLDATHPTTSVAAASLAFNLATANYRVRREEGQDALAESEQVELAASILETLTDENNVDAQKALLLAFAYLVYCAPEDGELFDLCRALDAKTKVLECKAHGSIAKEVASLL